From Etheostoma cragini isolate CJK2018 chromosome 10, CSU_Ecrag_1.0, whole genome shotgun sequence, the proteins below share one genomic window:
- the LOC117952118 gene encoding uncharacterized protein LOC117952118 produces MLIKVKCGGTKKYVKMEEVNFSDFISAVQQKFLIPESTPLKVTNEQGIEVDEDVFPELATAKEVCFVIYTDNDAAVLQQESEGPSSPSLTDTLSISSSLSSNTSDAGFQMIQPVMEFTCARNTVEQILTSKPVGMTVIKEYEDTGSLKDSTRQLLVNIIVAHMHEKEGRAVSKATKEFHAFGIVSLFPFLKDPYSKKGYEHFYDMQSNKGFIEWHIKTVHRQSKTPSASRSRVELKGGPTLARMSGSIDDQQTGDECMEAMSLLHHITDRDLVFQKMKDTFHYRQKMLHDPKQSADILQMFPRFLDTKGQISQDFSMMFGAETASRFLEKWNTSFKDKVIQEARTLRGTSLLKKQLKSALNEESDTADEPEWDSDMASLLVLLHLLTPQPAGRKRPRKISVGEATDHLVKFHKSCHGLEEHLMTIEGNPQPYLLATGTSKAQVFSFYIVLDRKLLPCQSSTSLGAFDELFKSHFVFSVQYDDALLSLYGFLQTTLYNIDIGTTEETPRVKELRAKLLNKQ; encoded by the exons ATGTTGATAAAGGTAAAATGCGGTGGGACCaagaaatatgttaaaatgGAAGAAGTCAACTTCTCAGACTTTATCAGTGCAG TGCAGCAGAAGTTTCTCATACCAGAAAGTACACCACTAAAAGTCACAAATGAGCAAGGCATAGAGGTGGATGAGGATGTCTTTCCAGAACTTGCAACAGCCAAAGAAGTCTGTTTTGTCATCTACACTGATAATG ATGCTGCTGTCCTGCAGCAAGAAAGTGAAGGGCCTTCCTCTCCAAGTTTAACAGATACATTGTCAATCTCAAGCAGTCTAAGTAGCAACACAAGTGATGCTGGATTTCAAATGATTCAACCTGTCATGGAATTTACCTGTGcaagaaat ACAGTGGAGCAGATTCTTACTTCCAAGCCAGTGGGGATGACTGTGATCAAAGAGTATGAAGACACTGGGAGTTTGAAAGATTCCACCAGGCAATTATTGGTGAACATCATTGTAGCTCACATGCATGAAAAGGAAGG GAGAGCTGTAAGTAAAGCAACGAAGGAATTTCACGCCTTTGGGATTGTGTCCCTCTTCCCATTTTTGAAAGACCCATACTCAAAAAAGGGATAT gaacatttttatgacatgcaGAGCAACAAAGGCTTTATTGAGTGGCATATAAAAACTGTGCATCGTCAGTCCAAAACCCCATCTGCATCCCGTAGCAGAGTGGAGCTAAAAGGAGGTCCCACATTGGCAAGAATGTCTGGATCCATAGATGACCAGCAAACAGGAGATGAATGTATGGAGGCCATGTCTCTTCTTCACCACATCACTGACCGTGACTTAGTCTTCCAGAAGATGAAAGATACATTCCATTATCGGCAAAAGATGCTCCATGACCCAAAGCAATCGGCAGACATACTTCAAATGTTTCCTCGTTTTTTGGACACTAAGGGACAG aTTTCGCAAGACTTCTCGATGATGTTTGGAGCAGAGACTGCTTCCAGGTTCCTGGAAAAATGGAACACCAGTTTTAAAGACAAAGTCATTCAAGAGGCCAGGACCCTCAGAGGGACGTCTCTCCtgaaaaaacagctgaaatCTGCCCTGAATGAAGAATCTGACACTGCTGACGAGCCAG AGTGGGACAGCGACATGGCATCTCTTCTTGTATTGCTCCATCTGCTAACTCCTCAACCAGCTGGAAGGAAGCGGCCCAGAAAGATCAGTGTTGGAGAGGCAACTGATCATTTGGTTAAATTTCACAAG tcatgccATGGCCTTGAAGAACACCTCATGACGATCGAAGGAAACCCTCAGCCGTATCTGCTGGCCACAGGGACTTCAAAAGCACAGGTTTTCAGCTTCTACATAGTCTTGGATAGAAAACTTCTTCCATGTCAGTCTTCTACATCCCTGGGCGCATTTGATGAGCTGTTCAAGTCGcactttgttttcagtgtgCAATATGATGATGCTCTGTTGAGCTTGTACGGATTCCTGCAGACTACTCTGTACAATATTGATATAGGGACAACAGAAGAAACTCCAAGAGTCAAAGAGTTAAGAGCAAAGCTGTTAAACAAGCAGTAA